In Gammaproteobacteria bacterium, the following proteins share a genomic window:
- a CDS encoding conserved membrane hypothetical protein (Evidence 4 : Unknown function but conserved in other organisms), with the protein MSVMNPPFHGISFRLRDHATQEFREIDLPLVQADAEVFFWVDLESVDLVPLFGLLDYLRIDRKVADHLNATEILPWIVERPNCIAFRLYEISRPETHLETSTGVRVMEATRLLVIVGNAFVLTWHPRPLDLVADVRIACHDAFRLAGKTPGFIVFLLLQQCLYDYADLNLANDNFLDRFEPSVTGEVALSFTRTIVIAGGNILLLKKLTTNLHIVLMLLATKRTPFVSEDAQASFRELKNNTMAIRGEVDSSRDLLDGVVGAIQAAAAERTSKIATVLTAVSVVMLPLGLVAGIWGMNFPSIPLAQHEYGFWWLLGGMATLALLLILAFRRLGWVGLGNR; encoded by the coding sequence ATGAGCGTGATGAATCCACCCTTCCACGGGATCTCTTTCCGTCTCAGGGATCATGCCACCCAAGAATTTCGTGAGATTGACCTCCCTTTGGTGCAAGCTGATGCGGAGGTCTTTTTCTGGGTCGATCTAGAGTCCGTGGATTTGGTACCGCTCTTCGGATTGCTCGATTATTTGAGGATCGACCGCAAAGTTGCTGATCATCTGAATGCCACGGAGATCTTGCCGTGGATTGTCGAACGGCCGAATTGCATAGCCTTTCGTCTCTACGAGATTAGTCGTCCCGAGACACATTTAGAGACCTCGACTGGCGTGCGGGTGATGGAGGCAACACGCCTCTTGGTGATTGTCGGGAATGCCTTTGTTCTCACCTGGCACCCTCGCCCCTTGGATCTCGTGGCTGATGTTCGTATTGCCTGCCACGATGCCTTTCGTCTAGCCGGGAAGACTCCTGGTTTTATTGTTTTCCTGCTCCTTCAGCAATGCCTCTACGATTACGCAGATCTCAACCTGGCGAATGATAATTTTCTCGACCGATTCGAACCCTCGGTCACCGGCGAAGTAGCTTTGAGTTTTACGCGAACGATTGTGATTGCCGGAGGAAATATCCTCCTCCTCAAGAAACTCACGACGAATCTCCATATAGTACTAATGCTCTTGGCGACGAAACGGACGCCGTTTGTCTCCGAGGATGCCCAGGCATCCTTTCGCGAACTCAAGAACAATACCATGGCGATTCGTGGCGAGGTAGATTCCTCGCGTGACCTGCTGGATGGTGTGGTGGGTGCAATTCAGGCAGCGGCAGCCGAACGGACTAGCAAAATTGCCACGGTTCTCACGGCGGTGAGCGTTGTAATGTTACCTCTGGGACTCGTTGCTGGAATTTGGGGAATGAATTTTCCGAGCATACCATTGGCCCAGCATGAATATGGATTCTGGTGGCTCCTGGGCGGTATGGCAACACTTGCGCTTCTCCTAATTCTTGCTTTCCGTCGATTGGGGTGGGTTGGTCTGGGTAATCGATGA
- a CDS encoding protease IV codes for MTQETQPSTPAWERDTINRLAFAALNEQRRSRRWGVFFKILIFVYLFALLSLYLWSEGKSLHLGGRHTSLVEIKGVISDGTDANADDIIAGLRAAFEDTDTAGVVVRINSPGGSPVQAGYINDEIWRLRKKYPSTSLYAVISDVCASGGYYIAAAAEKIYADKGSIVGSIGVRMDSFGFVEALQKLGIERRLLTAGEHKGFLDPFLPERPEEIAHVKGVLSEIHNQFIDVVKQGRGDRIKDDPKLFSGLVWTGEQAKSLGLVDEIGSVGLVAREIFNAETVEDYTRRTNFLDRALEHLSSSLARILPQTLNGLVLFR; via the coding sequence ATGACTCAAGAAACACAGCCCTCGACTCCCGCTTGGGAGCGGGACACCATCAATCGTTTGGCCTTCGCGGCTCTCAACGAACAGCGTCGTTCACGACGTTGGGGGGTCTTTTTCAAAATCCTGATCTTTGTGTACTTATTTGCCCTGCTCAGCCTCTATTTGTGGAGCGAGGGGAAATCTCTCCATTTAGGTGGTAGACATACCTCTCTGGTGGAAATCAAGGGGGTGATCTCCGACGGTACCGATGCCAATGCCGACGACATCATCGCTGGATTGCGGGCCGCTTTTGAAGATACGGATACTGCGGGGGTTGTTGTGCGTATTAACAGCCCTGGTGGTAGTCCGGTCCAGGCGGGTTATATCAATGATGAGATCTGGCGGTTACGCAAGAAATATCCGAGCACCTCTCTCTATGCGGTGATCAGCGATGTTTGCGCCTCGGGAGGTTACTATATTGCCGCTGCCGCCGAGAAGATCTATGCCGATAAAGGGAGCATCGTTGGTTCTATTGGGGTGCGCATGGATTCTTTTGGATTCGTGGAGGCACTGCAAAAGCTTGGTATTGAGCGCCGTCTCCTGACTGCCGGGGAGCATAAAGGTTTCCTCGATCCATTCTTACCCGAACGTCCCGAGGAGATTGCCCACGTCAAGGGGGTGCTCTCCGAGATTCATAACCAATTTATAGACGTGGTCAAGCAGGGGAGGGGTGATCGAATTAAGGATGATCCTAAACTATTTAGCGGTTTGGTGTGGACCGGTGAACAGGCAAAATCTCTTGGATTGGTGGATGAGATCGGTTCGGTGGGTCTGGTGGCCCGTGAGATATTTAATGCCGAGACTGTCGAGGATTACACCCGTCGTACCAACTTTTTGGATCGTGCCCTTGAACACTTGAGTTCGAGTCTAGCGCGCATATTACCGCAGACGCTCAATGGTCTTGTGTTGTTTCGATGA
- a CDS encoding hypothetical protein (Evidence 5 : Unknown function): protein MVVKNGFNATGKQMYRCNECGRQFVLIPEKGPISDEKKELIDHLLLERISLAGIARVVGVSEAWSQKYVNEKYAKLLEFILAIVASSPHAPYGIPCPPSIVNAR, encoded by the coding sequence ATGGTTGTAAAAAATGGTTTTAATGCAACTGGCAAACAGATGTATCGCTGTAATGAATGTGGTCGGCAATTTGTGTTAATCCCAGAAAAAGGACCCATTTCTGATGAGAAAAAAGAATTAATTGATCATCTTTTGTTGGAGCGAATTTCCCTGGCGGGGATTGCGAGGGTAGTAGGAGTTTCCGAAGCTTGGTCTCAAAAATATGTCAATGAAAAATACGCGAAATTGTTGGAGTTTATATTGGCGATCGTAGCGAGCAGTCCGCACGCGCCTTATGGGATTCCTTGCCCCCCGTCTATCGTCAATGCGCGGTGA
- a CDS encoding hypothetical protein (Evidence 5 : Unknown function), with the protein MRIFILKLLEVKVIATHPIEVFCCRNVDYPDFRIRRKGNLR; encoded by the coding sequence GTGCGTATTTTTATTCTCAAATTACTTGAAGTTAAAGTGATAGCTACACACCCAATTGAGGTATTTTGTTGTCGCAACGTAGATTATCCTGATTTCCGAATTCGCAGAAAAGGAAACTTGCGGTAG
- a CDS encoding hypothetical protein (Evidence 5 : Unknown function): MGILHRILGIYCHTCRKYFSEQKGSILEQSRLPEEKVESSLEHLREGCGVRQTARLTHVNQNTVTRYARLAGISRDLGT; this comes from the coding sequence GTGGGCATTCTCCATCGGATTCTAGGTATCTATTGCCATACGTGCAGAAAATATTTTTCGGAACAAAAGGGGAGCATTCTTGAGCAAAGTCGCTTACCCGAAGAAAAGGTGGAGTCCTCACTGGAACACCTGCGAGAAGGGTGTGGAGTGCGACAGACAGCTCGTTTAACTCATGTAAACCAGAACACGGTGACTCGTTACGCACGCTTGGCTGGAATATCACGCGACCTTGGTACATGA
- a CDS encoding hypothetical protein (Evidence 5 : Unknown function), with protein MVHDELVAPSPQTREVQFDEKWSFVFKKEANCTPEGENCGDNWDHIAIDAESRLVLSVVPGKRTAENCLQLVEDVSKRTEGKTDLLLTSDEHAPY; from the coding sequence TTGGTACATGACGAGTTGGTTGCGCCCTCTCCCCAGACAAGGGAAGTACAGTTTGATGAAAAATGGAGTTTTGTATTCAAGAAGGAAGCGAATTGCACTCCAGAAGGAGAGAACTGCGGGGATAATTGGGATCATATTGCTATTGATGCGGAAAGTCGGTTGGTACTGTCCGTGGTTCCAGGAAAGCGTACGGCGGAGAATTGTCTCCAACTAGTTGAAGATGTTAGTAAACGTACTGAGGGAAAAACTGATTTGTTACTTACATCCGACGAACACGCTCCTTACTAA
- the acrE gene encoding Multidrug export protein AcrE has protein sequence MKLACQLLLLLWVGVFFPGGDTKAGPPAGQSPPPPPEVSVVNVHMSSVPLTRDTVGRLAATRVAQVRARVAGIILKRVYAEGTDVQPGKVLFQIDPAPLEAALHVAQASLAKAEADATNAALTAKRYVELRTKNLLAQQDLDTALANERTTAAVVKQAQANVEIARLNLGYATVTAPIAGRAGRARVTEGTLVGQGDTTELTTIEQIDPIYVNFSQSIAELAQLQDAATQSREAPKRKIEILLPDGASYQHTGTLDFSDLAVIPSTGTISLRGILPNPEYRLLPGMFVSVRLTAGVLEHAFLLPHAAIQRDNTGAYALVVNKVGKVEQRRLETHFMTRTDWAVTGKLVDDDQVIVEGLQKVRPGADANALLLNNKGNK, from the coding sequence GCTGCTCCTGCTGTGGGTTGGTGTATTTTTTCCCGGTGGAGATACCAAAGCGGGGCCTCCCGCTGGACAGAGTCCGCCACCTCCGCCGGAAGTTTCCGTAGTGAACGTACACATGTCTTCGGTACCGTTGACCAGGGACACGGTAGGTCGATTGGCGGCTACCCGGGTGGCTCAGGTGCGGGCACGAGTCGCAGGTATCATCCTCAAACGGGTCTATGCCGAGGGTACCGATGTCCAACCGGGTAAGGTGTTGTTTCAGATCGACCCTGCCCCCCTGGAAGCGGCTCTACACGTTGCTCAGGCCAGTCTGGCCAAGGCCGAGGCTGATGCTACCAATGCCGCCCTAACCGCCAAACGCTACGTAGAATTGCGTACTAAGAATCTGCTCGCCCAGCAGGATTTAGACACGGCCCTGGCCAATGAACGTACTACGGCAGCGGTGGTCAAGCAGGCGCAGGCGAATGTAGAGATCGCACGTCTCAATCTGGGATACGCCACGGTTACCGCCCCAATTGCGGGGCGCGCCGGTCGGGCACGGGTGACGGAGGGGACCTTGGTTGGTCAGGGAGATACCACTGAATTGACCACCATCGAGCAAATTGACCCAATCTATGTGAATTTCAGCCAATCGATTGCCGAGCTTGCACAATTGCAGGACGCCGCTACGCAAAGTCGTGAGGCCCCCAAGCGTAAGATCGAGATTCTTTTGCCGGATGGTGCTTCTTATCAACATACGGGTACCCTGGATTTCTCTGACCTTGCGGTTATTCCCAGCACCGGGACTATTTCTCTGCGTGGAATTCTTCCTAATCCTGAATATCGATTATTGCCTGGTATGTTTGTCAGTGTGCGTCTAACCGCTGGTGTACTCGAGCATGCCTTTCTATTACCCCATGCAGCGATCCAGCGTGACAATACTGGGGCCTATGCGTTAGTGGTGAACAAGGTTGGCAAGGTAGAGCAGCGGCGTCTCGAAACCCATTTCATGACGCGCACCGATTGGGCCGTTACCGGAAAATTGGTAGATGATGATCAGGTAATCGTCGAAGGATTACAAAAGGTGCGTCCGGGCGCAGATGCCAATGCCTTATTGTTGAATAATAAGGGAAATAAGTAA